Genomic segment of Salvia hispanica cultivar TCC Black 2014 chromosome 2, UniMelb_Shisp_WGS_1.0, whole genome shotgun sequence:
TGGCGACGTTCTAGAAGCCATCTTTTCGCACGTGCCGTCAGTCGACCTAGTCTCCGCCTCGCACGTGTCCGAGTCATGGCACGGCGCCGTCGCCACCTCCCTCCGCCACCCGAAGCCGTGGCTCATCCTCCACACGCAGTCCACTAGGCCCCCGCACGCCCTCGCCGCCCTCGCCTACGATCCTCGCTCCGACGTCTGGATGCGCATCCGCCGCCCTCCGATCGAGCACGTCGCCGCCCTCCGATCGTCATCCACCGCGAATATGCTCTACATGCTCTCCCCCTCCGCCTTCGCCTTCTCCACAGATCGCCTCCACTCCGACTGGCGCAGCGTCACCCCTCCCCGCGTCTGGCGGACGGATCCGATCGTCGCCAGAGTCGCCGGAGCCGTCGTCGTCGCCGGCGGCGCGTGCTACTTCGAGGACGATCCGCTGGCGGTCGAGCTCTACGACCTCCGCGAGCGCGCCTGGCGCACGTGCAAGTCAATGCCGCCGAGTTTGAAGGACTCCGCCTCCTCGTCGTGGCTTTCCGCCGCCGCCACGCAGGAGAAGCTCTTCCTCGTCGAGAAACAAACCGGTTTGACTCACTGGTTCGATCCGGAGGCGAATTCCTGGTCCGGTCCGATCGCTCTGAACCCTAGCCAGCCGGTCCAGAGCTGCCACGTCAGCTACTCCAGCTTCACCGGTTTGATCCTCGTCGGAATTTGTCCAATTGGAAACGGTGAAACAATTAAAATGTGGCGAATTGGGGAAAATGATTTCTCGATTGAAGAAATCGGTGAAATGCCGGAAGATTTGGTAGCTGGACTGAAGAGCGATTCAGAAGATTTTTCTATCGATGTTCGATTAGCGGGGAATTTCGTGTACGTTTATAATTCCGCTGCGGCGGAGGAGGTGGTGGCGTGCGAGTTGGCGGGAGAATGCCGGTGGTGGAAGGTGAGGAATGTGGTGGAACGTGACGGAATGATTTTGAATACGTTGGTGTTTACTTGTGCTGAAGTTGGGATCGGCGAGTTGGAGAGAGTCATG
This window contains:
- the LOC125204153 gene encoding F-box/kelch-repeat protein At1g23390 — its product is MTDRKKKMATRVEREEEAEIHGDVLEAIFSHVPSVDLVSASHVSESWHGAVATSLRHPKPWLILHTQSTRPPHALAALAYDPRSDVWMRIRRPPIEHVAALRSSSTANMLYMLSPSAFAFSTDRLHSDWRSVTPPRVWRTDPIVARVAGAVVVAGGACYFEDDPLAVELYDLRERAWRTCKSMPPSLKDSASSSWLSAAATQEKLFLVEKQTGLTHWFDPEANSWSGPIALNPSQPVQSCHVSYSSFTGLILVGICPIGNGETIKMWRIGENDFSIEEIGEMPEDLVAGLKSDSEDFSIDVRLAGNFVYVYNSAAAEEVVACELAGECRWWKVRNVVERDGMILNTLVFTCAEVGIGELERVMTTKGWRFEVV